In Methanothermobacter sp., the genomic stretch GGTACCTGAGGTCCTCAACGGCCATTTTAAGGGTCATCAGCCTCTTCTCTTGGCTATTATTATGAGGGCACGGTCAGAAGCATCCTCGGCCCTGTCGGAAATGTTCCCGATCTTCCGGGTGATTTCCTTCATGTCCATGAATTTTATGACACCCATCTCCTTCTCCCTGTAGGCGGAGTAGAGGTCCGTTATGATTTTCCTCTCAATTGTATCCACCTCATCTTCAAGGCCCTCAATTTCATGGACCTTACTCATGGCCTCCCCGAGGTCCCTTTCAAGGAGTTCCACGCACTCCTTAAGGGCGTGAACTGTCTTTCCTGTGACATCCATCATCCTCTGGAAGTCCTCCCTGAACCCTGCGGGGAAGGAAACCCTTCCGAGGGATACGGTGAATGCGGTTGATTCAATGACGTCAGCGACCTTGTCTATGCTCTCAACGAGCATTATACGGTCCTCTCTGTCAAAGGGGAGGAAGGCCCCCTCATAGAATTCAAGTTCCATTTTCCTTCTTATCTCATCGGCCTCATGCTCACTAAACGCTATCTCCTTTGCGAGTCTGGATACACCTCTGCCGTCACCACTGTAAAATGCCTCCATAAGCTCCTCCAGCTTCAGGTAGCATTCCATGACCTTATCAAGGTGCATGCGCCCATACTTCTCAACCTTGCCCTCTTTCATGAAAAACTTCATTTTATCTCCATCATATAATTCCATGAAGCATTCTTAGGCCATCCAGAAGG encodes the following:
- a CDS encoding TIGR00153 family protein, whose protein sequence is MKFFMKEGKVEKYGRMHLDKVMECYLKLEELMEAFYSGDGRGVSRLAKEIAFSEHEADEIRRKMELEFYEGAFLPFDREDRIMLVESIDKVADVIESTAFTVSLGRVSFPAGFREDFQRMMDVTGKTVHALKECVELLERDLGEAMSKVHEIEGLEDEVDTIERKIITDLYSAYREKEMGVIKFMDMKEITRKIGNISDRAEDASDRALIIIAKRRG